From the genome of Pogoniulus pusillus isolate bPogPus1 chromosome 12, bPogPus1.pri, whole genome shotgun sequence, one region includes:
- the MOSPD2 gene encoding motile sperm domain-containing protein 2 isoform X1, with protein sequence MAEQRQDKAVLISETRRRFEAEYLPDRADKYDARDVERLQQDDQWVESFLVWRHDVMDDTLKMIDESLQWRKEYTVNDLTESALPKCLFESGALFLHGYDKEGYKLFWFRVKHHVRDPKQQLEKKKLVAFWLEHYAKRDHGKPLTVVFDMSETGISHIDLDFVRFIVNCFTDYYPNFLTKIVIFEMPWIMNAAFKIVKGWLGPDAISMLKFTNKSDVQEYISGEYLPPHMGGTDSFKYSYPPLVDDDFQTPLCENGPIASEDEHESKEEIESDTKEPGELSEEPNQKKMNSVEQISKSEETDKTEIKPKNAKKALTTFKGPLLHISPAEELHFGSKESGEKKCLIVLTNVTKNIVAFKVRTTAPEKYRVKPSNSSCEPGASLDIVVSLHGGFAASLQDRFLVMAAEMDQSAAAGVPELTQFWKEVPRTKVMEHRLRCHVVESSKPSSLTFKESTFNIPAKPNEDLHMQITHLLQINKRLQEQIDRCLWFQQLSLVLSLLSVTVVAFCFYLAYVQRS encoded by the exons ATAGAGCAGATAAATATGATGCTAGAGATGTGGAAAGGCTCCAGCAAGATGATCAATGGGTTGAAAGCTTTTTGGTTTGGCGTCACGATGTCATGGATGACACCTTGAAGATGATTGATGAGAGCTTGCAGTGGAGGAAAGAATACACAGTTAACG ACTTGACAGAATCTGCCCTTCCAAAATGCTTGTTTGAAAGTGGCGCGCTCTTCCTGCACGGATATGACAAGGAGGGCTATAAATTAT TTTGGTTCAGAGTGAAACATCATGTAAGAGATCCTAAACAGCAACTTGAGAAAAAGAAACTGGTAGCTTTTTGGTTAGAACATTATGCAAAGAGAGATCATGGAAAGCCCTTAACAGTGGTATTTGACATGTCTGAAACTGGGATCAGTCACATA GACTTGGATTTTGTTCGGTTTATTGTCAACTGCTTCACAGACTATTACCCAAACTTCCTCA cAAAGATAGTGATCTTCGAAATGCCCTGGATAATGAATG CCGCATTCAAAATCGTGAAGGGTTGGCTTGGCCCAGATGCCATCAGTATGCTGAAGTTCACCAACAAGAGCGACGTCCAGGAGTACATCAGTGGAGAGTATCTGCCCCCTCATATGGGTGGAACT GATTCCTTCAAGTACAGTTACCCTCCACTGGTGGATGATGATTTTCAAACACCCCTGTGTGAGAATGGGCCCATTGCTAGTGAAGATGAGCATGAGAGTAAAGAAGAGATAGAGTCAGACACCAAGGAGCCTGGGGAGCTGAGTGAAGAGCCTAACCAGAAAAAG ATGAATTCTGTAGAGCAAATTTCCAAGTCAGAGGAAACTGACAAAACAGAGATCAAACCAAAAAATGCCAAGAAAGCATTAACCACTTTTAAAGGACCTCTGTTACACATCAG CCCAGCAGAAGAGCTGCATTTTGGATCCAAGGAAAGTGGAGAGAAGAAATGTCTGATTGTTCTCACCAATGTCACCAAAAACATAGTAGCTTTTAAG GTGAGAACAACTGCTCCTGAGAAGTACAGAGTGAAGcccagcaacagcagctgtgagcCCGGCGCATCACTGGATATCGTAGTCTCTCTGCATGGTG gctttgcagcttctctgcaggaTCGTTTCCTCGTCATGGCAGCAGAAATGGACcagtctgctgcagcaggagtgcCAGAGCTGACGCAGTTTTGGAAAGAGGTTCCTAGGACCAAAGTGATGGAACATAG GCTTAGGTGTCACGTGGTTGAAAGTAGTAAGCCTTCTTCTCTGACATTCAAGGAGAGCACATTTAATATTCCAGCCAAACCCAATGAAGATTTACACATGCAG ATAACTCATTTGCTGCAGATTAACAAAAGACTTCAGGAGCAGATTGACCGCTGCCTCTGGTTCCAGCAGCTGTcacttgtgctgtcattgctgTCAGTTACTGTTGTTGCCTTCTGCTTCTACCTGGcctatgtccagagaagctaa
- the MOSPD2 gene encoding motile sperm domain-containing protein 2 isoform X3, with protein sequence MDDTLKMIDESLQWRKEYTVNDLTESALPKCLFESGALFLHGYDKEGYKLFWFRVKHHVRDPKQQLEKKKLVAFWLEHYAKRDHGKPLTVVFDMSETGISHIDLDFVRFIVNCFTDYYPNFLTKIVIFEMPWIMNAAFKIVKGWLGPDAISMLKFTNKSDVQEYISGEYLPPHMGGTDSFKYSYPPLVDDDFQTPLCENGPIASEDEHESKEEIESDTKEPGELSEEPNQKKMNSVEQISKSEETDKTEIKPKNAKKALTTFKGPLLHISPAEELHFGSKESGEKKCLIVLTNVTKNIVAFKVRTTAPEKYRVKPSNSSCEPGASLDIVVSLHGGFAASLQDRFLVMAAEMDQSAAAGVPELTQFWKEVPRTKVMEHRLRCHVVESSKPSSLTFKESTFNIPAKPNEDLHMQITHLLQINKRLQEQIDRCLWFQQLSLVLSLLSVTVVAFCFYLAYVQRS encoded by the exons ATGGATGACACCTTGAAGATGATTGATGAGAGCTTGCAGTGGAGGAAAGAATACACAGTTAACG ACTTGACAGAATCTGCCCTTCCAAAATGCTTGTTTGAAAGTGGCGCGCTCTTCCTGCACGGATATGACAAGGAGGGCTATAAATTAT TTTGGTTCAGAGTGAAACATCATGTAAGAGATCCTAAACAGCAACTTGAGAAAAAGAAACTGGTAGCTTTTTGGTTAGAACATTATGCAAAGAGAGATCATGGAAAGCCCTTAACAGTGGTATTTGACATGTCTGAAACTGGGATCAGTCACATA GACTTGGATTTTGTTCGGTTTATTGTCAACTGCTTCACAGACTATTACCCAAACTTCCTCA cAAAGATAGTGATCTTCGAAATGCCCTGGATAATGAATG CCGCATTCAAAATCGTGAAGGGTTGGCTTGGCCCAGATGCCATCAGTATGCTGAAGTTCACCAACAAGAGCGACGTCCAGGAGTACATCAGTGGAGAGTATCTGCCCCCTCATATGGGTGGAACT GATTCCTTCAAGTACAGTTACCCTCCACTGGTGGATGATGATTTTCAAACACCCCTGTGTGAGAATGGGCCCATTGCTAGTGAAGATGAGCATGAGAGTAAAGAAGAGATAGAGTCAGACACCAAGGAGCCTGGGGAGCTGAGTGAAGAGCCTAACCAGAAAAAG ATGAATTCTGTAGAGCAAATTTCCAAGTCAGAGGAAACTGACAAAACAGAGATCAAACCAAAAAATGCCAAGAAAGCATTAACCACTTTTAAAGGACCTCTGTTACACATCAG CCCAGCAGAAGAGCTGCATTTTGGATCCAAGGAAAGTGGAGAGAAGAAATGTCTGATTGTTCTCACCAATGTCACCAAAAACATAGTAGCTTTTAAG GTGAGAACAACTGCTCCTGAGAAGTACAGAGTGAAGcccagcaacagcagctgtgagcCCGGCGCATCACTGGATATCGTAGTCTCTCTGCATGGTG gctttgcagcttctctgcaggaTCGTTTCCTCGTCATGGCAGCAGAAATGGACcagtctgctgcagcaggagtgcCAGAGCTGACGCAGTTTTGGAAAGAGGTTCCTAGGACCAAAGTGATGGAACATAG GCTTAGGTGTCACGTGGTTGAAAGTAGTAAGCCTTCTTCTCTGACATTCAAGGAGAGCACATTTAATATTCCAGCCAAACCCAATGAAGATTTACACATGCAG ATAACTCATTTGCTGCAGATTAACAAAAGACTTCAGGAGCAGATTGACCGCTGCCTCTGGTTCCAGCAGCTGTcacttgtgctgtcattgctgTCAGTTACTGTTGTTGCCTTCTGCTTCTACCTGGcctatgtccagagaagctaa
- the MOSPD2 gene encoding motile sperm domain-containing protein 2 isoform X2, which yields MAERQDKAVLISETRRRFEAEYLPDRADKYDARDVERLQQDDQWVESFLVWRHDVMDDTLKMIDESLQWRKEYTVNDLTESALPKCLFESGALFLHGYDKEGYKLFWFRVKHHVRDPKQQLEKKKLVAFWLEHYAKRDHGKPLTVVFDMSETGISHIDLDFVRFIVNCFTDYYPNFLTKIVIFEMPWIMNAAFKIVKGWLGPDAISMLKFTNKSDVQEYISGEYLPPHMGGTDSFKYSYPPLVDDDFQTPLCENGPIASEDEHESKEEIESDTKEPGELSEEPNQKKMNSVEQISKSEETDKTEIKPKNAKKALTTFKGPLLHISPAEELHFGSKESGEKKCLIVLTNVTKNIVAFKVRTTAPEKYRVKPSNSSCEPGASLDIVVSLHGGFAASLQDRFLVMAAEMDQSAAAGVPELTQFWKEVPRTKVMEHRLRCHVVESSKPSSLTFKESTFNIPAKPNEDLHMQITHLLQINKRLQEQIDRCLWFQQLSLVLSLLSVTVVAFCFYLAYVQRS from the exons ATAGAGCAGATAAATATGATGCTAGAGATGTGGAAAGGCTCCAGCAAGATGATCAATGGGTTGAAAGCTTTTTGGTTTGGCGTCACGATGTCATGGATGACACCTTGAAGATGATTGATGAGAGCTTGCAGTGGAGGAAAGAATACACAGTTAACG ACTTGACAGAATCTGCCCTTCCAAAATGCTTGTTTGAAAGTGGCGCGCTCTTCCTGCACGGATATGACAAGGAGGGCTATAAATTAT TTTGGTTCAGAGTGAAACATCATGTAAGAGATCCTAAACAGCAACTTGAGAAAAAGAAACTGGTAGCTTTTTGGTTAGAACATTATGCAAAGAGAGATCATGGAAAGCCCTTAACAGTGGTATTTGACATGTCTGAAACTGGGATCAGTCACATA GACTTGGATTTTGTTCGGTTTATTGTCAACTGCTTCACAGACTATTACCCAAACTTCCTCA cAAAGATAGTGATCTTCGAAATGCCCTGGATAATGAATG CCGCATTCAAAATCGTGAAGGGTTGGCTTGGCCCAGATGCCATCAGTATGCTGAAGTTCACCAACAAGAGCGACGTCCAGGAGTACATCAGTGGAGAGTATCTGCCCCCTCATATGGGTGGAACT GATTCCTTCAAGTACAGTTACCCTCCACTGGTGGATGATGATTTTCAAACACCCCTGTGTGAGAATGGGCCCATTGCTAGTGAAGATGAGCATGAGAGTAAAGAAGAGATAGAGTCAGACACCAAGGAGCCTGGGGAGCTGAGTGAAGAGCCTAACCAGAAAAAG ATGAATTCTGTAGAGCAAATTTCCAAGTCAGAGGAAACTGACAAAACAGAGATCAAACCAAAAAATGCCAAGAAAGCATTAACCACTTTTAAAGGACCTCTGTTACACATCAG CCCAGCAGAAGAGCTGCATTTTGGATCCAAGGAAAGTGGAGAGAAGAAATGTCTGATTGTTCTCACCAATGTCACCAAAAACATAGTAGCTTTTAAG GTGAGAACAACTGCTCCTGAGAAGTACAGAGTGAAGcccagcaacagcagctgtgagcCCGGCGCATCACTGGATATCGTAGTCTCTCTGCATGGTG gctttgcagcttctctgcaggaTCGTTTCCTCGTCATGGCAGCAGAAATGGACcagtctgctgcagcaggagtgcCAGAGCTGACGCAGTTTTGGAAAGAGGTTCCTAGGACCAAAGTGATGGAACATAG GCTTAGGTGTCACGTGGTTGAAAGTAGTAAGCCTTCTTCTCTGACATTCAAGGAGAGCACATTTAATATTCCAGCCAAACCCAATGAAGATTTACACATGCAG ATAACTCATTTGCTGCAGATTAACAAAAGACTTCAGGAGCAGATTGACCGCTGCCTCTGGTTCCAGCAGCTGTcacttgtgctgtcattgctgTCAGTTACTGTTGTTGCCTTCTGCTTCTACCTGGcctatgtccagagaagctaa